From Stegostoma tigrinum isolate sSteTig4 chromosome X, sSteTig4.hap1, whole genome shotgun sequence, a single genomic window includes:
- the LOC132207516 gene encoding probable G-protein coupled receptor 139: MKKRGMKSVTECPPEQDGRHNSREMSSYVGLILSSHQEEDIILRKAMSAPGGKVRICENTSSKIVMRHYEQHKVIDLSSQKMYRPIQLVRNIFYVAIAVIGLPVNSLALVILFRGKCGISSCTACYLVAMATADLLYVILEVTLYRINEYYFPVNFLDMTAVCKITSVLRRATADCSVWFTVTFTFDRFVAICCQKLKMKYCTKKIATAVLSTTGILTCFKNIPTYFRFESYQIFNNVEWLCVNNEAYYDDPIWIGFKRFEKILTPMLPFALILLINALTVRQILVASQARKRLQDQSKGQNSSDPEMESRRKSIILLFTISRGFILLWLCYLFVYFNTFDPLFDKNSKSIFQCVAYMLRDINCCTNTFIYVATLSKFREKFTSTLMLPFKQTIHCKHQ, from the exons ATGAAGAAACGAGGAATGAAAAGCGTCACAGAGTGTCCTCCGGAGCAGGATGGGAGGCACAATTCACGGGAAATGTCCTCCTACGTTGGTCTGATTCTTTCCTCACATCAGGAAGAGGATATTATTCTTAGAAAAGCAATGTCTGCGCCTGGTGGAAAAGTGCGAATTTGTGAGAATACTTCAAGTAAGATTGTCATG AGACATTACGAGCAACACAAAGTGATTGATCTTTCCAGTCAGAAAATGTATCGACCAATTCAGTTGGTGAGGAATATATTCTATGTTGCAATTGCTGTAATCGGTTTGCCTG TGAATTCACTGGCACTTGTGATTTTATTCAGAGGAAAATGTGGAATTTCCTCATGCACCGCTTGTTACCTCGTTGCCATGGCAACAGCGGATCTACTGTATGTTATCCTTGAGGTCACACTCTACCGGATCAATGAATATTATTTCCCTGTCAATTTCTTGGATATGACCGCTGTCTGTAAAATTACCTCTGTGCTGCGCCGCGCTACCGCTgattgttctgtctggttcaccgtcacttttacttttgatcgatttgttgccatttgttgccagaagttgaaaatgaaatattgcaccaagaaAATTGCAACAGCAGTTCTATCAACAACAGGCATTCTGACCTGTTTCAAAAACATTCCCACCTACTTCCGGTTTGAATCTTACCAAATCTTTAACAATGTCGAGTGGCTCTGCGTGAACAATGAAGCATATTATGACGATCCCATATGGATAGGATTCAAACGCTTTGAAAAGATCTTAACTCCAATGCTCCCATTTGCTTTAATTCTTTTGATAAACGCTTTGACAGTCAGGCAAATTTTAGTGGCCAGTCAGGCTCGTAAGAGACTGCAGGATCAGAGCAAAGGACAGAATTCTTctgacccagagatggagagcagaagaAAGTCTATTATTTTACTCTTCACAATATCCAGAGGTTTCATCCTGCTGTGGCTGTGCTACCTTTTTGTATATTTTAATACATTCGATCCATTGTTCGATAAAAATTCTAAATCTATATTCCAATGTGTTGCATATATGCTCCGTGATATAAactgctgcacaaacacatttatttatgtaGCAACTCTCTCCAAGTTCAGAGAGAAGTTCACAAGCACGCTCATGTTACCTTTTAAGCAAACAATTCACTGTAAGCATCAATAA